Below is a genomic region from Halorussus salinus.
GATGCCGATGCGGTCGGCCACCGCGTCCACCTGTTCGAGGATGTGCGACGAGAAGAACACCGTCGCGCCCCGGTCGGCCTCCTCGACCACGACCTCACGGAGGGTGCGCGCGCCGTTGGGGTCGAGACCGGTCGATGGTTCGTCCAGCACGAGGAGGTCCGGATTACCGACCAAGGCGACGGCGAGCGCCATCCGCTGGCGCATCCCCTTCGAGTAGCCGCCAGCGCGCCTGTCGGCCGCTTCCCGGAGGCCTACCCTGTCGAGCAGTTCGTCGGGGTCGTCGTCGGCGTCCTTCGTCTCGATGGCGTGTTCGACGTGTTCGCGCCCGGTGAGCCGCGGGTACGCGCCGTAGCCCTCCAGCAGGAGGCCCGACCGCTCGCGGACCGCGACCGACTCGCGGTTGGCGTCGTTCCCGAACACCCGAATCTCGCCGCTGGTCGGCTTCGTGAAGTCCAACATCGCGTTGATGGTCGTGGACTTCCCGGCACCGTTCGGGCCGAGGAAGCCGAACACCTCGCCCTCCTCGACCGACAGCGACAGGCCGTCTACCGCGGCAACGTCGCCGAACTGCTTCGTCAACTCGTCTATCTCGATGACTGACATTGGGGACCTTGTTGCCGTTGGCTCAGGGACGCGGAATAAGTCTTCTTGCTATCAGATATGCGAATCGACACGACGTAACCGACAACCGACGTAGGCCAGTGGATCAGCCGCCGTCCTCGGCGGACTGAAAGGGCGAGCGAGGCTCGCGTTTACTCGGTCGTCTCAGCGCGGCCCTATTCGGCGCGCGCAGACCTGCGCGCGCCGAATATCCCGGTGAGCGACCGCGAGCCGCGCGAGGGCTTTCGAGGCTACCCTCCCTCTGAACCCATGTTCAACCCCGACTTCCCCACTCTAGAACCGACGGACGAAAAGGCCCGCGCCGAGTACTCCCCGCTAATGAACATCGAGTTTCTCGGCGGAGCCCGCGAGATAGGGCGAAGCGCCCTCCTCGTGGACGACTCGCTCCTGCTGGACTACGGGATGGCGACGGGCAACCCGCCGTCGTTCCCGGTCGGCGACCCCGACCCCGACGCCGTGGTGGTGAGCCACGGCCACTTGGACCACGTCGGCGCGATTCCCTCCCTGCTGTCGGGCGACGCTCGCCCGCCGATTCACTGGACGCCGCCGACCCGCGACCTGACGCGCGTGCTGGCCGAGGACACGCTCAAGTTGCACGGCGGGAGCTACGACTGTCCGTTCACCCACACCGAGGTCAAGCGCATGAGCCAAGTTTCCGAGACCCACGGCTACGGCGAGACCTTCGCAGTCTGCGGGGGACCCGCGTCCGGCGGGTACGAAGTCACCTTCTACGACGCGGGCCACATTCCGGGGAGCGCGCACGTACTGGTGGACGACGGCGAGACCCGACTCCTCTATACCGGCGATTTTCATACGGAGGACACGCAACTCCTCTCGGGGACCACGGCCCGGCCTGACGCCGACATCGTGATTACGGAATCGACCTACTCCGACGTGGACCACGACCCCCGCCAGCAGGTCGAGGAGTCGTTCGTCGAGAGCGTCCGGACCACCATCTGGGAAGGTGGGACCGTCGTCGTCCCGGCGTTCGCCATCGGTCGAACGCAGGAGATGCTGATGGTCTGTGCGGCCCACGACCTCGACTGCTACGTCGATGGGATGGGCCAGCAGGTCACGCGCATCGCGCGCCAGTACCCCGAGTTCGTCCGGGACGCCGACGCCCTCGGTCGCGCGAAGTCCAACGCCCGGTTCGTCACCGGCCGCGACGGCCAGCGCAAGCGCATCGCCGAGAAGAACACCGTCGTCGTGACGACCTCGGGGATGCTCTCGGGCGGCCCCGCGATGACCTACATTCCGGAAATCCGCGCGAACCCGACGAACAAAATCGCCTTCACGGGCTACCAAGTCGAGGGGACGCCGGGCCGGGAACTGCTGGACTCGGGGCGCGCCGAAATCGACGGACGAGTAATGCCCGTGAGCGCGCAGGTCGAGTCCTACGACTTCTCGGCGCACGCAGACCGTGACGGACTCTTGGGGTTCCTCGACTCGTATCGGAACGCGCAGATTCTCGTGAATCATGGCGACCGATGCGGGGACTTCGCCGACGAGTTGCGCGAGGAGGGCTTCGATGCGAGTGCCCCCGAACTCGGGGAGAGCATTCCTGCCTGACATGCTCTCTCGGAAACGACGAGGAGTCCCCGAGAGAGTAAGCGAACAAACTTCACTCGACGGCGGTACCACTCACACATGGGGTACGAGTACACCGGTGACGCC
It encodes:
- a CDS encoding ABC transporter ATP-binding protein, with amino-acid sequence MSVIEIDELTKQFGDVAAVDGLSLSVEEGEVFGFLGPNGAGKSTTINAMLDFTKPTSGEIRVFGNDANRESVAVRERSGLLLEGYGAYPRLTGREHVEHAIETKDADDDPDELLDRVGLREAADRRAGGYSKGMRQRMALAVALVGNPDLLVLDEPSTGLDPNGARTLREVVVEEADRGATVFFSSHILEQVDAVADRIGILLDGSLAAVGEVGELQRELGAGTTLSVWVSSVSESLLADLREIEGVREVRERHGRVEIACDGGGETKLRALNAVADAGVFEDFEVSDASLSDVFSKYTEGPA
- a CDS encoding MBL fold metallo-hydrolase; the encoded protein is MNIEFLGGAREIGRSALLVDDSLLLDYGMATGNPPSFPVGDPDPDAVVVSHGHLDHVGAIPSLLSGDARPPIHWTPPTRDLTRVLAEDTLKLHGGSYDCPFTHTEVKRMSQVSETHGYGETFAVCGGPASGGYEVTFYDAGHIPGSAHVLVDDGETRLLYTGDFHTEDTQLLSGTTARPDADIVITESTYSDVDHDPRQQVEESFVESVRTTIWEGGTVVVPAFAIGRTQEMLMVCAAHDLDCYVDGMGQQVTRIARQYPEFVRDADALGRAKSNARFVTGRDGQRKRIAEKNTVVVTTSGMLSGGPAMTYIPEIRANPTNKIAFTGYQVEGTPGRELLDSGRAEIDGRVMPVSAQVESYDFSAHADRDGLLGFLDSYRNAQILVNHGDRCGDFADELREEGFDASAPELGESIPA